From the genome of Streptomyces xanthophaeus:
GCCGAGCGACTGGTGATCTCGCTGGTCGCGGCCGGCCTGTCCGGGCTGCAGACCTTCGGGGTGCCGTCCTGGATCGGCGTGCTGCTGCCGATCGCGCTGTGGATCGTGGCGGTGGGCTCGCTCGTCACCCTGATCCAGCGGGTGGTCACCGTGCGCCGCGAGTCGGCCGAGGCCGACGCCGCGGCGTCGGCCGCCGAGGGCGGCGCGGCCTGATGGGCGCCCTCCAGGACAAGCTGGTCGACTCGCTGTACGGACTCGGCTGGGCCGGGGTCAAGAAGCTGCCCGAACCGGCCGCCGTGGCCCTGGGCCGGCGCATCGCCGACTTCGCGTGGAAGCGGCGCGGCAAGAGCGTGCTGCGGCTGGAGTCGAACCTGGCCCGGGTGGTGCCCGACGCCGGTCCCGAGCGGCTGCGCGAGCTGTCGCAGGCGGGCATGCGCTCGTACATGCGGTACTGGATGGAGTCCTTCCGGCTGCCGACCATGGACCCGGAGCGCTTCAGCACCGACGTCGAGTTCACGGACGAGCACCTGCTGCGCGAGGCCCTCGACTCCGGGCGCGGAGTGGTCGTCGCCCTGCCGCACCTGGCCAACTGGGACCTCGCCGGGGCCTGGGCCATAGGCCACATGAAGGCGCCGTTCACCACGGTCGCCGAGCGGCTGAAGCCCGAGACCCTCTACGACCGTTTCGTGGCCTACCGGGAGAGCCTGGGCATGGAGGTCCTGCCGCACAGCGGCGGCGCCGCCTTCGGCACCCTCGCCCGGCGGCTGCGCTCCGGCGGCCTGGTCTGCCTGGTCGCGGACCGGGACCTGTCGGCCTCCGGGGTCGAGGTGGACTTCTTCGGCGCCACGGCGCGCATGCCGGCCGGACCGGCGCTGCTGGCCCAGCAGACCGGTGCGGTGCTGCTCCCGGCGACCCTGCACTACGGCGGCACACCGAAGATGTACGGCCGGATCCACCCCGAGGTGAAGGTGCCGAAGACCGGGACCCGGACCGAGAAGACCACCCTCATGACCCAGGCGGTGGCCGACGCCTTCGCGTGGGGCATCGCCGAGCACCCGGAGGACTGGCACATGCTGCAGCGGCTGTGGCTGGACGACCTGGAGGAGCGCCCGTAGTGAAGATCGGCATCGTGTGCCCGTACTCGTGGGACGTGCCGGGTGGCGTCCAGTTCCACATCCGGGACCTGGCGGAGCACCTGATCCGCCTCGGCCACGAGGTGTCGGTGCTCGCCCCGGCGGACGACGAGACCCCGCTGCCGCCGTAC
Proteins encoded in this window:
- a CDS encoding phosphatidylinositol mannoside acyltransferase: MGALQDKLVDSLYGLGWAGVKKLPEPAAVALGRRIADFAWKRRGKSVLRLESNLARVVPDAGPERLRELSQAGMRSYMRYWMESFRLPTMDPERFSTDVEFTDEHLLREALDSGRGVVVALPHLANWDLAGAWAIGHMKAPFTTVAERLKPETLYDRFVAYRESLGMEVLPHSGGAAFGTLARRLRSGGLVCLVADRDLSASGVEVDFFGATARMPAGPALLAQQTGAVLLPATLHYGGTPKMYGRIHPEVKVPKTGTRTEKTTLMTQAVADAFAWGIAEHPEDWHMLQRLWLDDLEERP